The proteins below are encoded in one region of Serratia symbiotica:
- the slmA gene encoding nucleoid occlusion factor SlmA: MAEKENTKRNRREEILQALAQMLESSDGSQRITTAKLAANVGVSEAALYRHFPSKTRMFDSLIEFIEDSLTTRINLILQDEKETFNRLRLILLLVLGFAERNPGLTRIMTGHALMFEQDRLQGRINQLFERIEAQLRQVLKERKLRVGKSFNVDETLLASQLLACCEGMLSRYVRSEFRYRPTQEFDIRWPLLAAQLQ, from the coding sequence ATGGCAGAAAAAGAAAATACCAAAAGGAATCGGCGCGAGGAAATATTGCAGGCGTTAGCCCAGATGTTGGAATCCAGCGACGGTAGCCAGCGTATCACCACCGCCAAGCTTGCTGCGAATGTGGGGGTCTCTGAAGCGGCACTGTACCGGCATTTTCCCAGCAAGACTCGGATGTTTGACAGCCTGATCGAATTTATTGAAGACAGCCTGACAACACGCATCAACTTAATTTTGCAAGACGAGAAAGAGACGTTTAACCGCCTGCGCCTGATCCTGCTGCTGGTTCTGGGTTTTGCGGAACGCAACCCAGGATTGACGCGTATCATGACCGGCCACGCGCTAATGTTTGAACAGGATCGTCTGCAAGGCCGCATCAATCAGCTATTCGAACGCATTGAGGCGCAACTGCGCCAAGTATTGAAAGAACGCAAGCTACGAGTAGGCAAAAGCTTTAACGTCGATGAAACGCTGCTGGCCAGCCAACTGCTGGCATGCTGCGAAGGTATGCTGTCGCGCTATGTGCGTTCTGAGTTCCGCTACCGCCCAACGCAGGAATTCGATATCCGCTGGCCGCTGTTAGCGGCGCAACTGCAATAA
- the dut gene encoding dUTP diphosphatase — protein sequence MMKKIDVKILDPRIGQDFPLPTYATPGSAGLDLRACLDGAVELMPGETTLLPTGLAIHIADANLAAVILPRSGLGHKHGVVLGNLVGLIDSDYQGQLMISVWNRGQAPFIIEPGERIAQMVFVPVVQAEFNLVEEFDGSERGTGGFGHSGRH from the coding sequence ATGATGAAAAAAATCGACGTTAAGATCCTTGACCCGCGTATTGGTCAGGATTTCCCGCTACCGACCTACGCTACTCCGGGTTCCGCCGGGCTAGATCTGCGTGCCTGCCTGGACGGCGCGGTAGAGCTGATGCCCGGTGAAACTACGCTGCTACCTACCGGTTTGGCGATTCATATCGCTGATGCCAACTTGGCAGCGGTGATATTGCCACGATCCGGCCTCGGCCATAAGCACGGCGTGGTGTTGGGCAACCTGGTTGGCCTGATCGACTCCGATTATCAGGGGCAGTTGATGATCTCCGTTTGGAATCGCGGTCAGGCCCCCTTCATCATTGAACCGGGTGAGCGTATTGCGCAGATGGTCTTTGTGCCGGTGGTGCAGGCTGAGTTCAACCTGGTGGAAGAGTTCGACGGCAGCGAACGCGGTACTGGCGGCTTTGGTCACTCTGGCCGCCACTAA
- the coaBC gene encoding bifunctional phosphopantothenoylcysteine decarboxylase/phosphopantothenate--cysteine ligase CoaBC codes for MITGLSGKHIVLGISGGIAAYKCPELVRRLRDGGAEVRVAMTDAAKAFITPLTLQAVSGYPVSDDLLEPTAEAAMGHIELGKWADLIILAPATADLLARITAGMANDLLTTVCLATKAPIAAVPAMNQQMYHAATTQANLQTLQARGMLLWGPDNGRQACGDVGPGRMLNPQEIVDLANGYFSTPQDLQHLQVMITAGPTREALDPVRFISNHSSGKMGFAIARAAAARGAQVTLITGPVSLPTPPWVTRVDVTSALEMEQAVQQRAAQQNIFIACAAVADYRAEQIADEKIKKQGDELVLKMVKNPDIVAGVAAMTENRPFVVGFAAETQNMEEYAQQKLVYKKLDLICANDVSLAEHGFDSNTNALHLFWQGGEKRLALSDKTRLGQCLIDEILSRYDEKNRR; via the coding sequence ATGATAACGGGACTTTCCGGCAAACATATTGTGCTTGGCATCAGTGGCGGTATCGCTGCGTATAAATGCCCTGAGCTGGTGCGCCGCCTGCGCGACGGAGGCGCGGAGGTGCGGGTGGCAATGACCGACGCGGCCAAGGCGTTCATCACGCCGCTGACGTTACAGGCTGTGTCCGGCTACCCGGTTTCCGACGATCTGCTGGAGCCTACCGCTGAAGCCGCCATGGGCCATATTGAGTTGGGCAAATGGGCTGACCTGATAATTTTGGCACCAGCGACCGCTGACCTGCTGGCGCGCATTACCGCCGGCATGGCCAATGATCTGCTGACTACCGTCTGTCTGGCCACCAAAGCACCCATTGCCGCCGTTCCCGCCATGAATCAGCAGATGTACCACGCCGCCACCACCCAAGCCAACCTGCAAACGCTACAAGCGCGCGGTATGCTGCTCTGGGGCCCAGATAACGGTAGGCAAGCCTGCGGCGATGTCGGCCCGGGCCGTATGCTGAACCCACAAGAAATCGTCGATCTGGCGAACGGCTATTTTTCCACACCGCAGGATTTGCAACATTTACAAGTTATGATCACCGCTGGCCCCACGCGTGAAGCGCTGGATCCGGTGCGTTTCATCAGCAACCACAGCTCTGGAAAAATGGGCTTTGCTATTGCCCGCGCTGCTGCTGCCCGTGGTGCGCAGGTCACGTTGATTACCGGGCCAGTCAGCTTGCCAACGCCACCGTGGGTTACCCGTGTGGACGTCACTAGCGCACTGGAGATGGAACAGGCGGTGCAACAGCGCGCCGCTCAGCAGAACATTTTCATTGCTTGTGCTGCTGTCGCCGATTATCGTGCTGAGCAGATCGCCGATGAAAAAATCAAAAAACAAGGTGATGAACTCGTCCTCAAGATGGTAAAAAACCCCGACATCGTCGCCGGTGTGGCAGCAATGACTGAAAACCGCCCTTTTGTCGTAGGATTTGCCGCCGAAACCCAGAATATGGAAGAATATGCGCAACAAAAACTGGTGTATAAGAAGCTGGATTTAATTTGTGCTAATGATGTATCGCTTGCAGAGCATGGGTTCGACAGTAACACCAATGCGCTGCACCTTTTTTGGCAGGGTGGAGAAAAGCGCCTGGCGCTGAGTGACAAAACACGCCTTGGTCAATGTTTAATCGACGAGATACTCAGCCGTTATGATGAAAAAAATCGACGTTAA
- the radC gene encoding RadC family protein, protein MGSQASTMWPGAMPPREKLLNHGAAALSDVELLAIFLRTGLPGLHVIQLAEQLLRQFGSLYHLMSADHQVFCSQKGLGNASYAQLQAISELAFRFFSSHLAQENAMLNPRITQHYLQSLLAHHEREVFLVLFLDNQHRVIRHQEMFAGTISSVVVHPREIVRAALKANAAAIILAHNHPSGKAEPSHADRVITEQVINACLLLEIRVLDHLVIGRGECVSFAERGWL, encoded by the coding sequence ATGGGCAGTCAGGCAAGCACAATGTGGCCGGGAGCGATGCCACCACGGGAGAAATTGTTGAATCATGGCGCAGCGGCTTTGTCCGATGTCGAACTGCTGGCTATTTTTCTACGCACCGGGCTACCCGGCCTGCATGTTATACAGCTGGCAGAGCAACTGCTGCGACAATTCGGTTCTTTGTATCATCTGATGTCGGCTGATCACCAGGTATTTTGTAGCCAGAAAGGATTGGGGAATGCCAGCTATGCCCAGTTGCAGGCTATTTCGGAACTGGCATTTCGTTTCTTTTCCAGCCATTTGGCGCAAGAGAACGCCATGTTAAACCCGCGCATTACGCAGCATTACCTACAAAGTTTATTAGCGCATCACGAGCGAGAGGTGTTTCTGGTACTGTTTTTAGATAATCAACACCGGGTTATTCGCCATCAAGAGATGTTTGCTGGTACTATCAGCAGCGTCGTCGTTCATCCGAGAGAAATTGTACGCGCAGCGTTGAAGGCGAATGCGGCCGCCATCATTCTGGCGCATAATCATCCCTCGGGTAAAGCCGAACCCAGTCATGCCGACCGTGTGATAACCGAGCAAGTCATTAATGCCTGCCTGTTATTGGAGATCCGAGTGCTTGATCATTTGGTGATTGGTCGGGGTGAATGCGTTTCTTTTGCCGAGCGCGGATGGCTTTAA
- the rpmB gene encoding 50S ribosomal protein L28: protein MSRVCQVTGKRPVSGNNRSHAMNATKRRFLPNLHSHRFWVEAEKRFVTLRVSAKGMRVIDKKGIETVLADLRARGEKY from the coding sequence ATGTCCCGAGTCTGCCAAGTTACTGGCAAGCGCCCGGTGAGTGGTAACAACCGCTCCCACGCAATGAACGCGACCAAACGCCGTTTTCTGCCTAACCTGCACTCACACCGTTTTTGGGTTGAGGCTGAGAAGCGCTTTGTAACTCTGCGTGTATCTGCTAAAGGTATGCGTGTTATCGATAAAAAGGGTATTGAGACGGTCTTGGCCGATCTGCGTGCCCGTGGTGAGAAGTATTAA
- the rpmG gene encoding 50S ribosomal protein L33: MAKGVREKIKLVSSAGTGHFYTTTKNKRTKPEKLELKKFDPVVRQHVIYKEAKIK; encoded by the coding sequence ATGGCTAAAGGTGTTCGCGAGAAGATCAAGCTGGTTTCTTCTGCTGGTACTGGTCACTTCTATACCACCACGAAGAACAAGCGTACTAAGCCGGAAAAATTGGAACTGAAGAAATTCGATCCAGTTGTCCGCCAGCATGTGATTTACAAAGAAGCTAAAATTAAATAA
- the mutM gene encoding bifunctional DNA-formamidopyrimidine glycosylase/DNA-(apurinic or apyrimidinic site) lyase, translating to MPELPEVETSRRGIEPYLVGHSIQYAIVRNARLRWPVSEQILTLSDQLVHSVQRRAKYLLIELEHGWIIVHLGMSGSLRMLRKENQDAAGKHDHIDLVISNGMILRYTDPRRFGAWLWCEDLAASNVLVHLGPEPLSEAFNGTYLYKKSRNKRTRLKPWLMDNKLVVGVGNIYASESLFSAGILPDRQADSLSKTEADLLAATIKEVLQRSIEQGGTTLRDFLQSDGKPGYFAQELQVYGRAGEPCRACGLPIESTKHGQRSTFFCCHCQR from the coding sequence ATGCCTGAATTACCAGAGGTTGAAACCAGCCGACGCGGTATTGAACCTTATCTTGTCGGCCATAGCATTCAGTACGCGATAGTGCGCAATGCGCGCCTGCGTTGGCCGGTCTCCGAGCAGATCCTAACGCTGAGCGACCAGCTGGTACACAGCGTGCAGCGCCGTGCTAAGTATCTGTTAATTGAGCTGGAACACGGCTGGATTATTGTCCATCTGGGCATGTCCGGTAGCCTGCGCATGCTGCGTAAAGAAAACCAAGACGCAGCCGGCAAGCACGATCACATTGACCTGGTGATCAGCAACGGCATGATCCTACGCTACACCGACCCACGTCGCTTCGGCGCTTGGCTATGGTGCGAGGATCTGGCAGCCAGCAATGTGTTAGTGCATCTGGGGCCAGAGCCGCTGAGCGAAGCGTTTAACGGTACCTATCTGTATAAAAAATCACGTAACAAGCGCACGCGGCTCAAACCTTGGCTAATGGATAACAAGCTGGTGGTCGGGGTTGGCAACATCTACGCCAGCGAGTCACTGTTTAGTGCTGGGATCTTGCCCGATCGCCAGGCGGACTCACTGAGCAAGACGGAAGCGGATCTGCTTGCGGCAACTATCAAGGAGGTATTGCAGCGTTCTATCGAGCAAGGAGGAACTACGCTACGCGACTTCCTGCAATCAGACGGCAAGCCGGGGTATTTTGCTCAGGAATTACAGGTGTATGGGCGGGCGGGTGAACCCTGCCGCGCCTGTGGCCTGCCGATAGAATCCACCAAGCATGGGCAACGTAGCACTTTTTTCTGCTGCCATTGCCAACGTTAA
- the coaD gene encoding pantetheine-phosphate adenylyltransferase, which yields MFRKAIYPGTFDPMTNGHLDLVTRASLMFDHVVLAIAASSSKKPLFNLEERVALATQVTSHLDNVEVLGFSELMAHFAAHHNANILVRGLRAVSDFEYEMQLANMNRHLMPTLESIFLMPSEECSFISSSLVKEVALHGGDIAPFLPGVVTQALMEKLTVQ from the coding sequence ATGTTCCGCAAAGCCATCTATCCCGGGACGTTCGATCCCATGACCAACGGCCACTTGGATTTAGTGACGCGTGCGTCATTGATGTTTGATCATGTGGTTCTGGCCATTGCCGCTAGCTCGAGCAAAAAGCCACTATTCAACCTGGAAGAACGGGTAGCGTTGGCGACCCAAGTCACCTCGCATCTGGATAATGTGGAAGTACTGGGCTTCAGCGAGTTAATGGCGCACTTTGCCGCCCACCATAATGCCAATATCCTAGTGCGCGGCCTGCGTGCGGTGTCCGACTTTGAATACGAAATGCAGTTGGCGAACATGAACCGCCATCTGATGCCAACTCTGGAAAGCATATTTCTGATGCCGTCCGAAGAGTGCTCGTTTATCTCTTCCTCACTGGTGAAGGAAGTGGCCCTCCATGGTGGGGATATCGCGCCTTTCCTACCAGGTGTGGTCACACAAGCGCTGATGGAAAAGCTCACCGTCCAATAA
- a CDS encoding glycosyltransferase family 2 protein: protein MSSRKSLSVVMIAKNEAELLPDCLRSVAWADEIIMLDSGSQDDSIAIAESMGAKVFTHTDWQGFGKQRQLAQKHASHDYILMIDADERVTPELRQSIEQVLTAPGNGTVYSCARRSLFLGRFMRHSGWYPDRVNRLYANYRYCYNDDLVHESLNIDGANVVALSGDLLHLTCRDFFAFQRKQLRYAEEWANQRHQAGKRCGYLSILTHTFGAFCKTWLLRAGFLDGKQGLLLAVVNAQYTFNKYAALWALGRNYSEK from the coding sequence ATGAGCAGCCGTAAAAGCCTGTCGGTGGTGATGATTGCCAAAAATGAAGCCGAGCTGTTGCCGGATTGCCTGCGTTCGGTGGCCTGGGCTGACGAAATCATCATGCTAGATTCCGGCAGCCAGGATGACAGCATCGCCATTGCCGAAAGTATGGGGGCGAAAGTGTTCACTCATACCGATTGGCAAGGCTTCGGTAAACAGCGTCAGTTGGCACAGAAGCATGCCAGCCACGACTACATTCTGATGATCGATGCCGATGAACGTGTGACGCCTGAACTGCGCCAATCCATAGAGCAGGTCTTAACCGCACCAGGTAACGGCACCGTTTACAGTTGTGCGCGCCGTAGTTTGTTTCTTGGCCGCTTTATGCGCCACAGCGGCTGGTACCCGGATCGGGTCAACCGTTTGTACGCCAACTACCGTTACTGCTATAACGACGATCTGGTGCATGAATCGCTCAATATTGATGGTGCCAATGTGGTTGCGCTTAGCGGCGATCTGCTGCATCTAACCTGCCGTGATTTTTTCGCCTTCCAGCGCAAACAACTGCGTTACGCCGAAGAGTGGGCCAATCAGCGCCACCAGGCTGGCAAACGCTGCGGTTACCTGTCAATCCTGACCCACACGTTCGGCGCTTTCTGCAAGACCTGGTTGCTGCGTGCTGGCTTTCTGGATGGTAAACAGGGGTTGCTGTTAGCGGTGGTCAACGCGCAATATACCTTCAATAAATATGCCGCATTATGGGCATTGGGCCGCAACTACTCAGAGAAGTGA